The following proteins are encoded in a genomic region of Xenopus laevis strain J_2021 chromosome 3L, Xenopus_laevis_v10.1, whole genome shotgun sequence:
- the LOC108710656 gene encoding protein mono-ADP-ribosyltransferase TIPARP isoform X1, translating to MGPPTKGTGLQGPYGTTHQWNWPPGSIWDSSRLDLLPFVMSSTGSSSPHSPTSFIPVRVTDLEPTNDELALQQLESHDVSVAKWTPPTNQDGDVWEESAAFPMFHFYQDEGIDICSDFLAGQCAEGEGCPRHHTMLPYWWQIRESASDEWTNVDTCAQGVFERLFCDPKRENVTVSYQNVLLNVNFTSMEVLCNQHFNRIRRLSTCTSVFRPFHTLYKYYYMSDHTWEEYSPRLIKRIERGLSRDKKTLHCSENGHKYSLHLSLMYQVNEATGRKRSMRMRPLFRSLALMAPELRTLPRSIPGINPSPCSDQSDAGYLYPKSWVVNNNLLIYERVPLTCEDREFFHIYRCFHFTMPESSYLILEIFRIQNYFQWERYSRKRAHMRQNAEENEKRLLERHLFHGTDQGSVEAICRQNFDPRMCGKNGILYGQGCYFARDASNSNHFTGGSLPGHRFMFLAKVLVGRPSVGHVSFRRPPQINPSDPCSPLYDSCVSSGRDPSIFVIFDNDQCFPYFLIKYQEIKDSVALG from the exons ACCTTCTTCCTTTCGTCATGTCCAGCACTGGATCTTCTTCCCCACACAGTCCAACCTCATTCATTCCCGTCCGGGTTACAGACCTGGAACCGACCAATGATGAGCTGGCTCTGCAACAACTGGAGTCACATGATGTCTCTGTCGCCAAGTGGACCCCGCCTACAAACCAAGATGGCGACGTTTGGGAAGAATCGGCGGCTTTTCCCATGTTCCATTTCTACCAGGATGAAGGGATTGATATCTGCTCAGACTTTCTTGCTGGACAATGTGCAGAGGGTGAAGGATGCCCGCGACACCACACCATGCTCCCCTACTGGTGGCAGATCAGGGAGTCCGCCAGTGATGAATGGACGAATGTAGATACTTGCGCCCAGGGAGTCTTCGAGAGACTGTTTTGTGACCCCAAACGAGAAAATGTCACTGTCTCCTATCA GAACGTGTTGCTGAATGTTAACTTCACCAGCATGGAAGTCTTGTGTAACCAGCACTTTAACCGCATACGTCGTCTTTCTACCTGCACCTCTGTCTTCCGTCCCTTCCACACCCTGTACAAGTATTATTATATGTCAGATCACACATGGGAGGAGTACAGTCCA AGGCTTATTAAGCGCATAGAGAGAGGTCTGTCGAGAGATAAGAAGACCCTGCACTGCTCTGAGAATGGACACAAATACTCCCTGCACCTCTCTCTGATGTATCAGGTGAATGAGGCAACGGGCAGAAAGCGGAGCATGAGGATGAGGCCGCTCTTTAGATCACTAGCCTTAATGGCACCTGAGTTACG GACTCTGCCCAGATCCATCCCCGGTATTAACCCGTCTCCATGCAGCGACCAATCAGATGCAGGATATTTGTACCCAAAGTCTTGGGTTGTAAATAACAATTTGTTAATCTATGAGAGAGTTCCACTCACCTGTGAGGATCGAGAATTCTTTCATATTTACAGATGTTTCCACTTCACTATGCCTGAATCATCTTATCTGATCCTGGAGATATTCCGAATCCAGAACTATTTCCAGTGGGAGCGATACAGTCG GAAGAGGGCTCATATGAGACAGAATGCAGAAGAGAATGAGAAGAGGCTGCTGGAGAGACATTTGTTTCATGGCACAGACCAAGGCTCAGTTGAGGCAATTTGCAGACAGAACTTTGACCCGCGCATGTGTGGGAAGAATGGGATTTTGTATGGTCAGGGCTGTTATTTTGCTCGGGACGCCAGTAACTCAAACCATTTCACTGGGGGCAGTTTGCCGGGGCATCGCTTCATGTTTCTGGCCAAGGTGTTGGTGGGACGTCCGTCTGTAGGACACGTATCATTTCGCCGACCTCCGCAAATAAACCCCAGTGACCCGTGCAGCCCCCTCTACGACTCCTGCGTCTCCAGCGGCCGTGACCCCTCCATCTTTGTTATCTTTGATAATGACCAGTGTTTCCCATATTTCCTTATCAAGTATCAGGAGATAAAGGACAGCGTCGCCCTCGGGTGA
- the LOC108710656 gene encoding protein mono-ADP-ribosyltransferase TIPARP isoform X2 — protein sequence MSSTGSSSPHSPTSFIPVRVTDLEPTNDELALQQLESHDVSVAKWTPPTNQDGDVWEESAAFPMFHFYQDEGIDICSDFLAGQCAEGEGCPRHHTMLPYWWQIRESASDEWTNVDTCAQGVFERLFCDPKRENVTVSYQNVLLNVNFTSMEVLCNQHFNRIRRLSTCTSVFRPFHTLYKYYYMSDHTWEEYSPRLIKRIERGLSRDKKTLHCSENGHKYSLHLSLMYQVNEATGRKRSMRMRPLFRSLALMAPELRTLPRSIPGINPSPCSDQSDAGYLYPKSWVVNNNLLIYERVPLTCEDREFFHIYRCFHFTMPESSYLILEIFRIQNYFQWERYSRKRAHMRQNAEENEKRLLERHLFHGTDQGSVEAICRQNFDPRMCGKNGILYGQGCYFARDASNSNHFTGGSLPGHRFMFLAKVLVGRPSVGHVSFRRPPQINPSDPCSPLYDSCVSSGRDPSIFVIFDNDQCFPYFLIKYQEIKDSVALG from the exons ATGTCCAGCACTGGATCTTCTTCCCCACACAGTCCAACCTCATTCATTCCCGTCCGGGTTACAGACCTGGAACCGACCAATGATGAGCTGGCTCTGCAACAACTGGAGTCACATGATGTCTCTGTCGCCAAGTGGACCCCGCCTACAAACCAAGATGGCGACGTTTGGGAAGAATCGGCGGCTTTTCCCATGTTCCATTTCTACCAGGATGAAGGGATTGATATCTGCTCAGACTTTCTTGCTGGACAATGTGCAGAGGGTGAAGGATGCCCGCGACACCACACCATGCTCCCCTACTGGTGGCAGATCAGGGAGTCCGCCAGTGATGAATGGACGAATGTAGATACTTGCGCCCAGGGAGTCTTCGAGAGACTGTTTTGTGACCCCAAACGAGAAAATGTCACTGTCTCCTATCA GAACGTGTTGCTGAATGTTAACTTCACCAGCATGGAAGTCTTGTGTAACCAGCACTTTAACCGCATACGTCGTCTTTCTACCTGCACCTCTGTCTTCCGTCCCTTCCACACCCTGTACAAGTATTATTATATGTCAGATCACACATGGGAGGAGTACAGTCCA AGGCTTATTAAGCGCATAGAGAGAGGTCTGTCGAGAGATAAGAAGACCCTGCACTGCTCTGAGAATGGACACAAATACTCCCTGCACCTCTCTCTGATGTATCAGGTGAATGAGGCAACGGGCAGAAAGCGGAGCATGAGGATGAGGCCGCTCTTTAGATCACTAGCCTTAATGGCACCTGAGTTACG GACTCTGCCCAGATCCATCCCCGGTATTAACCCGTCTCCATGCAGCGACCAATCAGATGCAGGATATTTGTACCCAAAGTCTTGGGTTGTAAATAACAATTTGTTAATCTATGAGAGAGTTCCACTCACCTGTGAGGATCGAGAATTCTTTCATATTTACAGATGTTTCCACTTCACTATGCCTGAATCATCTTATCTGATCCTGGAGATATTCCGAATCCAGAACTATTTCCAGTGGGAGCGATACAGTCG GAAGAGGGCTCATATGAGACAGAATGCAGAAGAGAATGAGAAGAGGCTGCTGGAGAGACATTTGTTTCATGGCACAGACCAAGGCTCAGTTGAGGCAATTTGCAGACAGAACTTTGACCCGCGCATGTGTGGGAAGAATGGGATTTTGTATGGTCAGGGCTGTTATTTTGCTCGGGACGCCAGTAACTCAAACCATTTCACTGGGGGCAGTTTGCCGGGGCATCGCTTCATGTTTCTGGCCAAGGTGTTGGTGGGACGTCCGTCTGTAGGACACGTATCATTTCGCCGACCTCCGCAAATAAACCCCAGTGACCCGTGCAGCCCCCTCTACGACTCCTGCGTCTCCAGCGGCCGTGACCCCTCCATCTTTGTTATCTTTGATAATGACCAGTGTTTCCCATATTTCCTTATCAAGTATCAGGAGATAAAGGACAGCGTCGCCCTCGGGTGA